The DNA region AGTCAAATTGTATATGCAAATCAGCTTGCCCATACGGTGAAAATGGTTACACAAAAGGCGATGACGCAAACGATTCACGGTATGATCAATAAGGAGCTTACACACATTTTAGGTGATGATCAACAAATGGAGGATCTTCCTCCAGATAAACGGGGACAAGTGATGGAAGTTGTCGATGAAATCGGCGAGACTGTTAACTTGGAAGTATTGATCTTAGTTGATATTTCGGCGAGTATGGATGACAAATTGCCGACTGTTCAAGAATCGCTCATAGACTTATCCATCTCATTGAACTCAAGAGGTGGACAGAATGTGTTCTCCATATTCGCATTTCCTGGTAAAAAACAATCAGTAGAAAAACTTCTAGATTGGACACCACAATTAGATACACTAGGGAAGTTATTCAAGAAAATCACAACGGGTGGTATTACGCCAACAGGACCGGCACTTCAAGAAGCGCTTGAACAGTTTTCGGAAAGGGGTTCTAAGCGCAAGTTTTTAGGTGAAGAAGATGAATACTTCGAAGAATCCGGAAGTTAATCTATCGCCAGGTGATCTCATAATAGGTAAGTGGAATCAGAATCATTACACGATTCTTCGGGAATTGGGTTCTGGAGCAACCGGGACGGTCTATCTGGCAAAGAGTAAACAGTCGAAGGTGGCTGTAAAAGTAAGTCATGATACGCTGTCGATTACCTCAGAAGTAAACGTGTTGAAGCATCTATCTAAGGTCCAGGGAAAAACGCTTGGACCTTCTTTCGTCGAAATGGATGATTGGAGGACGCCTAAAGGTACATTCCCATTCTATGTAATGGAGTATGTACAGGGGGAGTCACTTTTCGTATTCATGCGTCAAAGGAAAGAAGAATGGTTTGGCATCCTGATTCTGCAACTATTAAGAGATTTGGCTGACCTTCATAAGTCAGGTTGGGTCTTTGGTGATTTGAAACCCGATAACTTACTCATTACAGGACCTCCGCCGAAAATCCGCTGGCTTGATGTAGGTGGTACGACAATGATGGGAAGAGCGATCAAGGAGTATACGGAATTCTTTGACCGTGGTTATTGGGGGATGGGATCGAGAAAGGCGGAACCGACCTATGACTTATTTGCTGTCGCTATGATTATAATGAACTTCGCCTACCCGAAACGGTTTGATAAGAAAGAAGGTGGGTGGCAACAGCTTCAGAAGTTGATTGATCATAACCGTTCGCTCAAAAAGTACAGAAAAATCTTATATAAAGCGCTACATGGACAATATGCAACAGCAGATGCAATGAAGGATGATTTGCTGGAATATTATTCTAGAAAATCATCATCACAAGCGATACCGAAAAAAAGCCCCACCCCAAAACCAACTCCTAAAGGTTCGACTAAAGGACGTTATCAAAGAAAGAAATCAAAACGTAAAAGGCAAATTACAGAAACGATGCTCATCTTTCTGTTCTTACTAGCTTTTTACATTGTCTATTTAATCGGAAATACGGTGTAAGCTCTTACCATGTTATAATGACCTTACATTTAGGAAGCGAGGTGATGACGCTCGTTTCTTTGGATAGATAAGAAAGTATAATTTTTTGGTCACTTAGATGTAATGTCTAGCTTCAGCACCCAGTCATTTGGATCACTTCAGTCCTCCTGCGGCGGCAACAGCCTCCTCGTCGGACTTCCAGTGACCTTCATGACTAAGAAGGGTGCTTGCGCTTTTCTTTACATATATAAAGGAGACTTCTCCATGTTCGAGGAAGTAGACAAGTTTATTGAAAGAAAAAAGCTCGTAAGGTCAGGTGCTGTCATTGTTGTTGGTGTGTCTGGTGGCCCTGATTCAATGGCATTACTCCATTATTTGTCCATGAAACGGA from Pseudalkalibacillus berkeleyi includes:
- a CDS encoding serine/threonine protein kinase; translated protein: MNTSKNPEVNLSPGDLIIGKWNQNHYTILRELGSGATGTVYLAKSKQSKVAVKVSHDTLSITSEVNVLKHLSKVQGKTLGPSFVEMDDWRTPKGTFPFYVMEYVQGESLFVFMRQRKEEWFGILILQLLRDLADLHKSGWVFGDLKPDNLLITGPPPKIRWLDVGGTTMMGRAIKEYTEFFDRGYWGMGSRKAEPTYDLFAVAMIIMNFAYPKRFDKKEGGWQQLQKLIDHNRSLKKYRKILYKALHGQYATADAMKDDLLEYYSRKSSSQAIPKKSPTPKPTPKGSTKGRYQRKKSKRKRQITETMLIFLFLLAFYIVYLIGNTV
- a CDS encoding vWA domain-containing protein, which encodes MSKGTLRQILLITDGCSNQGEDPVAIAALAREKGVAINVIGILSKNEAYGEHGLKEVEDIAMSGGGVSQIVYANQLAHTVKMVTQKAMTQTIHGMINKELTHILGDDQQMEDLPPDKRGQVMEVVDEIGETVNLEVLILVDISASMDDKLPTVQESLIDLSISLNSRGGQNVFSIFAFPGKKQSVEKLLDWTPQLDTLGKLFKKITTGGITPTGPALQEALEQFSERGSKRKFLGEEDEYFEESGS